The proteins below come from a single Haladaptatus paucihalophilus DX253 genomic window:
- a CDS encoding helix-turn-helix domain-containing protein, whose amino-acid sequence MIDLTMDMEQYDCPFIDSSDDYGVAYSAVHWDFDRAREELETRLVVEGDDRTELEHGLRALREHDNMHDCSLLSKRENVAHIRTTIGQTEAMESIRNHDGYITGPFYIEDGHELWHVGFDHEDVAEGALSELEWNNEFEVVSRETPDLPDLQNLVQNAGAAMTLIDGCRDLSDVERETLEHAVRDGYFQSPRSATLGTLADEFGVSKPAVSKNLRRGQRKMIQRVVDALELLD is encoded by the coding sequence ATGATAGACCTCACGATGGACATGGAGCAGTACGACTGCCCGTTCATCGACTCCTCCGACGATTACGGCGTGGCGTACTCGGCCGTTCACTGGGATTTCGATCGAGCGCGGGAGGAGTTGGAGACGCGGTTGGTGGTCGAGGGTGACGACCGAACCGAACTCGAACACGGTCTACGGGCGCTCCGCGAACACGACAACATGCACGACTGTTCCCTGCTGTCGAAGCGGGAGAACGTCGCGCACATCCGAACCACCATCGGGCAGACGGAGGCGATGGAGTCCATCCGCAACCACGACGGCTACATCACCGGCCCGTTCTACATCGAGGACGGCCACGAACTGTGGCACGTCGGCTTCGATCACGAGGACGTCGCGGAGGGCGCGCTCTCGGAACTCGAATGGAACAACGAGTTCGAGGTCGTATCGCGCGAAACGCCCGACCTGCCGGACCTACAGAACCTCGTGCAGAACGCGGGGGCCGCGATGACGCTCATCGACGGCTGTCGGGACCTCTCGGACGTGGAGCGCGAGACGCTCGAACACGCCGTCAGGGACGGCTACTTCCAGAGTCCGCGGTCGGCCACCCTCGGCACGCTGGCCGACGAGTTCGGCGTCTCGAAACCCGCCGTCTCGAAGAACCTCCGCCGCGGACAGCGAAAGATGATACAGCGCGTCGTGGACGCGCTAGAACTGCTCGACTGA